One part of the Desulfonema ishimotonii genome encodes these proteins:
- the selB gene encoding selenocysteine-specific translation elongation factor, with protein sequence MSTSATKQIILGTAGHIDHGKTSLIKALTGVNTDRLKEEQKRGITIELGFASLDLPGGQHVGIVDVPGHEKFVKNMVAGATGIDIVAMVIAADEGVMPQTREHMDICTLLGVRHGLVVLTKTDMVDAEWLELVTDDIRTFVRGTFLEEQPIVPVSSVSGEGLPEFIRTLDHLSRKIPARSAGSLLRLPVDRVFSMKGFGTVITGTLTSGHISVGETIMLYPGEITAKVRGVQVHGQSTDRAEAGMRTAVNFQGLDRTRVSRGDVLSNPGALRPSYMLDMSFHFLAGNKKPFKNRTRVRFHSGTSEIPGNLILLEAEELRPGETAVAQIRLDTPVSSVRDDRFVIRSCSPVRTIGGGHILNPIPPKHKRLKPDVIEGLRGLMEQMPEEMIAYHLDESGYQGRTLNNLKIMTNMPEKKLQQALQKLLSGRQILQTDKESATYIHTRSFDKLRREIIAHLDRYHRKNPLKPGMPKEEIKSRIPAFVGAKLLTLTLNRLIRDGEIVQEEESIRLRDHKVSLGLDQADFKEKILDAYIRGGLTPPYFREFCRGQDTDPAQARDVLMILIDEGQIVKVKEDLYFHTDVVDKLKRAVVDFLRRSEEMSTPQFKEIAGVSRKYLIPLIEYFDSQNITIRVGDVRKLRGG encoded by the coding sequence ATCAGTACATCAGCCACGAAACAGATCATTCTGGGGACTGCGGGCCATATCGACCACGGCAAAACAAGCCTGATAAAGGCGCTGACCGGCGTCAACACTGACCGGTTAAAGGAGGAGCAGAAACGGGGCATCACCATTGAACTCGGGTTTGCATCCCTTGACCTGCCGGGCGGACAGCATGTCGGCATCGTCGATGTGCCCGGCCATGAAAAATTTGTCAAGAACATGGTTGCCGGGGCCACCGGAATTGATATCGTGGCCATGGTCATTGCCGCCGATGAGGGTGTGATGCCCCAGACCCGCGAACATATGGATATCTGCACCCTTCTGGGCGTCCGCCACGGCCTTGTGGTCCTGACCAAAACCGATATGGTGGATGCGGAATGGCTGGAACTGGTGACAGACGATATCCGGACCTTTGTCCGGGGGACATTTCTGGAAGAGCAGCCCATCGTTCCGGTCTCATCGGTGAGCGGAGAAGGCCTCCCCGAATTTATCAGAACCCTTGACCACCTGAGCCGGAAGATTCCCGCCAGGTCAGCAGGCAGCCTGCTCCGCCTTCCCGTGGACCGTGTCTTTTCCATGAAGGGATTCGGCACGGTTATTACCGGTACCCTCACCTCCGGCCACATCAGCGTGGGCGAGACAATCATGCTTTACCCCGGGGAGATCACCGCAAAGGTCCGGGGTGTACAGGTCCACGGGCAGAGTACGGATCGGGCCGAAGCCGGTATGCGGACAGCGGTCAACTTTCAGGGCCTTGACCGGACACGGGTCAGCCGTGGCGACGTCCTCTCCAATCCGGGTGCGTTAAGGCCGAGCTATATGCTGGATATGTCGTTTCATTTTCTGGCGGGCAACAAAAAGCCCTTCAAAAACCGGACACGGGTGCGCTTCCATTCGGGGACCAGCGAGATTCCGGGCAATCTGATCCTGCTGGAGGCCGAAGAGCTGCGACCGGGTGAAACCGCGGTGGCCCAGATCCGGCTCGACACGCCGGTTTCCTCTGTCAGAGATGACCGTTTTGTTATCCGAAGCTGTTCGCCGGTCCGCACCATCGGCGGCGGCCATATCCTCAACCCCATTCCCCCCAAGCACAAGCGGCTGAAACCGGATGTCATTGAGGGACTGAGGGGGCTGATGGAACAGATGCCCGAAGAGATGATCGCCTATCATCTTGATGAATCCGGGTATCAGGGGCGAACCCTGAACAATCTCAAGATTATGACCAACATGCCGGAAAAAAAGCTTCAGCAGGCCCTTCAGAAGCTCTTATCCGGCAGACAGATTCTCCAGACCGATAAAGAGAGCGCCACCTACATCCACACCCGCAGCTTTGACAAACTCCGCCGGGAAATCATCGCCCATCTGGACCGCTACCACCGGAAAAATCCCCTGAAACCGGGAATGCCCAAAGAGGAGATCAAATCCCGGATTCCGGCCTTTGTGGGCGCGAAACTGCTGACGCTGACCCTGAACCGGCTGATCCGCGACGGGGAGATCGTTCAGGAGGAAGAGAGCATCCGGCTCCGGGACCACAAAGTCTCTCTCGGACTGGATCAGGCTGATTTCAAAGAAAAGATTCTGGACGCCTATATCCGGGGCGGCCTGACTCCGCCGTATTTCAGAGAGTTCTGCCGGGGGCAGGATACGGACCCCGCCCAGGCCAGGGATGTGCTGATGATTCTTATTGATGAAGGGCAGATCGTCAAAGTAAAGGAAGACCTTTATTTTCATACAGACGTGGTGGATAAGCTG